In the genome of Paramormyrops kingsleyae isolate MSU_618 chromosome 5, PKINGS_0.4, whole genome shotgun sequence, the window GGAGTAGCAGCAAATTGAGTCCTGATTTTATTAAGAGACCTCACATTGAACTGGAGGATGCCAATTCTGGGAAAAGGAAGAGTGGCGCCGAAGTGTGTGAAATGGGAGAAATCAATGGGAAGGTGACAAAGGGATGCGAGTCTTCAGAGGAGAAGGAAGAACTGAAAGTCAGCTCTGTCTTTGAGGTGCCACTTCGAAACACTACAAGGacaaacaaaactaaaatgCAAGGGGTGTCACAAGAGGCAGGAAGCAAGCTGGTACAGACTGACGAAGTGGAGGGAGACGCTACAGAAAAGAATGCATCAAGTGATAAAATGTGCCTGACTAATAAGAAAAGGAAAACTTCGGCTCGTAAGAGGCTGTCTAAACAAGCTAAGGCGCTGGACCTGGTTACTGTTGAAATAGACGACCCAGATCCTGTGCTTAAGCCCACAGAAGGAATTCCCCTTAAGGCTGACGTTCAGATCGACAGTTACTCCAGTAGTGAGGACCAAAGGACCCCTGGTCTCAGGTTATTCAGACGGAGTGAAAGGTTGAAGCTCTTTACAGAAGAGGTTCAAGGAAACGGAAAGAAGGCCTTGGCAAAGAGCTCCACGAAGAATGCCATTTGTGACTCAGAAAATGGGCAGGGGAAGAATATTGCAGCACCTGACATAGTTGAAAAGGTTCTTAATCCATTGACAATGGAGGTGCAGAAGACTGTTGTTAGGAATGGGTGTGTAGCTTTTGTGGATTTGTCAGGCATTGAGATGGACGAGTTAAGCGTTGGCAAAGACATGGGCCAGTGTGAACAGAAGCCGTGCCATACTGAAACAGATCATCCTATGGCTAATAGTGCTGTAGAAGGTCTTCAGGTTACCCTGGCATGTTCACCTGTCACGACTGACCACCCAGTGTCCCCAAGGAAGCATGGGTCAGATGCTGTAGTACCTCTGTCCCCTGGGAACTTAACAAATGAGCTAACAGATGCTGAGTTTAAACAAGATAGAATCGACAGTGAATTAGACACTGAACAGTTGCTGAAAACCTTTAAAACCACAAAGAGAAGATCTTTCTGCATTGGTAGTCCCAGTAACAAATGTTTGAACAGAGGTTCATTTAATTCTGAAAAGCTGCCCCAAGGAGAGGTGCCTAATCCAGAGGTTAAGCAGAGTAAAGATAAAGTACTCACAACACCCGAGTTGGTTTGTGTGGCTGATTCTGCAGAATTAGTACAGCTAGATGCAGAGACATTTTCTTTAGGCCTGGAAAATCATTCAGCTTCCACAGATTCATCGAATCCTACTGTTCATAAAGTGTTGTCCCCTAAGAGCAGTAGGGTTGGATGCCTAAGGAAGAGTGATGCACTTCTAAATATATCAGCGCGCAAGGATTCGGCAGAGCAGCTACGTTTAAATGCCTGGGAAAATAATCACAGTTGTTCAGTCTGTGGTTCTAGTGGTACAGTTGAGTCCAATGGAGTCAAATTCCCTgtaggaaaacaaaaaaatcaaagttCTGCACATATAGTCAGCAGTGAGGAAGTGGGCCCTGCTTCTGAAGAGGAACCACAAAACCCTTCTGGAAGGATCACTGAGGAGCCGCACCCAGGACTACAGAGTACaaatcctgcagtcccttcagGAAGTGCAGATATTGCAGCTTGTAACTTAAAAGTGGATACAGTGTCTCCTGTGTGGGCAGTCAATAACTTATCGACATCCTCCATGACCCCAGATGATCTACTGCCTCCAAATATTGTGGTTCTTGCTTCCAGCAGAAGTGCAGCTAGCTCCAGATCAGAGGATCTTCCCCTTCAGTTGTGCAGTCAGATAAATTTATTGAAGCGGAGAATGCCTCAGAAGCTGGAGTCCTCGGAGTCTGAGGACAGCGGAGAAGATGACCAGCTCCCTTCACTGGCCAAGCTGTTGGGACATGCCACCTCTCACTCGGAGGATCTGCCCCTCCTGGACCTAGAATGTCCTAAAAAACGTTCCAGTGGTGAGGCATCTCTTTCTGAAGTTCCAGGCAGATGCCAGAGTCCCTGCTCTGGTCCAGAGGGAGTAACTGCCAGCCAGGTGTCTGTAGACCTCTTTGGAACTCCAGAAGAGTGTGAGTTGCTTGCATGTTTACTTGTTTATAATTCCTTTGGTCTTCCTTTTAGCCAATAGGTTTGTCCTTGCTTAGCTCTCTAGCTGTCTGTGCATGCAGGTGAAGGTGCTGCTGGTGGCCATGGATTCTCTGGAGACTCACAATTTTCCACTGAAATTATTGGCACCCAGGTGAGGACATGCTTGTGTTTTTCCAGAGTTAAGTTCCCGATTCTGCTAAATAACGTAAATAAAACCCATTTTTCTTCTCTGTGGTTGATATCAAAGCATTTTCACATTCATTTTATCAATAGGCTACAACACAGAAACATTTTTATCAATTGGTAATCATGACAATCTGATACGTCGATTCTCTTAGTGTCAACAGACAGGCTGATCTACGTATTTGACTTCTTTGTTAGTATTGATccagatgctttttttttttgttttgttttttcccataatattttgtagtatttttttttttccatttgtattATGTGGCGATAACCTCAGTTACTGTTGAAGTATTATCAAATTTAAATGTTGTCCTGCGTGCCTTTTTTGCCTTAGCAGATTAGCAGGCTCTTTTTATCATCTTGTTGATGCAGTCATGCAGgaccaaataaatgaaaaggaaaGGTATCTTTTGGTATCTGTCGTAACCTCTTTCGATGGTGTCAGGTGGCTCAGAAACGTATGGTTTTAACCAAGCCATGTCAGCGGAAGCCGACCTGGGGTTTGTGCATA includes:
- the LOC111856111 gene encoding uncharacterized protein isoform X1, with protein sequence MDKVMEEPKIEEVRRSIYIIWENLQCPICLDLMSSPVSTKCDHQFCRFCIMRLLDNGKTREASCPVCKAKVTKRSLQESPGFKRLVEGLKGLVQAFEEDTCVGYNSKVSQKLENYGAVERRCKEVQLQEGTTSDSRPEKSTADNSQSKGSEDITTPSAEVKEGFARLMDLKDSCAVTSDREDLESAVADFQCTSGGEAEKNSRKDAGEEDAISESRETPPSDPAAILDKRQKKSLEKVSEWLLNISPSAAGKGGLDPSCSSQRDSEDCLSDGNTSSSTVEKDKDEDEIRKPERSGYSLCLEEKVFGVVYKRGRKSVRPQVNRCLESLEASEVSHLRPSSSIKTPTKAAKKRSSSKLSPDFIKRPHIELEDANSGKRKSGAEVCEMGEINGKVTKGCESSEEKEELKVSSVFEVPLRNTTRTNKTKMQGVSQEAGSKLVQTDEVEGDATEKNASSDKMCLTNKKRKTSARKRLSKQAKALDLVTVEIDDPDPVLKPTEGIPLKADVQIDSYSSSEDQRTPGLRLFRRSERLKLFTEEVQGNGKKALAKSSTKNAICDSENGQGKNIAAPDIVEKVLNPLTMEVQKTVVRNGCVAFVDLSGIEMDELSVGKDMGQCEQKPCHTETDHPMANSAVEGLQVTLACSPVTTDHPVSPRKHGSDAVVPLSPGNLTNELTDAEFKQDRIDSELDTEQLLKTFKTTKRRSFCIGSPSNKCLNRGSFNSEKLPQGEVPNPEVKQSKDKVLTTPELVCVADSAELVQLDAETFSLGLENHSASTDSSNPTVHKVLSPKSSRVGCLRKSDALLNISARKDSAEQLRLNAWENNHSCSVCGSSGTVESNGVKFPVGKQKNQSSAHIVSSEEVGPASEEEPQNPSGRITEEPHPGLQSTNPAVPSGSADIAACNLKVDTVSPVWAVNNLSTSSMTPDDLLPPNIVVLASSRSAASSRSEDLPLQLCSQINLLKRRMPQKLESSESEDSGEDDQLPSLAKLLGHATSHSEDLPLLDLECPKKRSSGEASLSEVPGRCQSPCSGPEGVTASQVSVDLFGTPEECEGAAGGHGFSGDSQFSTEIIGTQQKLAMQEKLCQLQRMMVLVTEALHQKEGGGKPGPPPLSPSAVSAGVRPCPTSPSDGRRRASISRPQTPPPGQALVSPTQKRTLNPVCALPGSGASEVPQDEGNIAEEGNGDDITTATLEWTGGRAQHRATGVEPGPRGETCLPPPQPRSHTPRQPTQSRASCGKMVLVASGLSTTELSVVKKFARKMGGSVCAEVTPETTHIIIKTDAKLVCERTLKYFLGIAGRKWVVSFHWVTQSFKRGSLLPEALFEVRGDTANGAEHRGPMRARTTDEQKLLMRGCEISFQGSFTNMTTGQMEWMVQLCGATVVKDPSLFTAECKSNLRLVVVPGDSQTDYKAVQQRAMVVSRPWLLDSVATYTLQNPDDYTV
- the LOC111856111 gene encoding uncharacterized protein isoform X3, whose amino-acid sequence is MDKVMEEPKIEEVRRSIYIIWENLQCPICLDLMSSPVSTKCDHQFCRFCIMRLLDNGKTREASCPVCKAKVTKRSLQESPGFKRLVEGLKGLVQAFEEDTCVGYNSKVSQKLENYGAVERRCKEVQLQEGTTSDSRPEKSTADNSQSKGSEDITTPSAEVKEGFARLMDLKDSCAVTSDREDLESAVADFQCTSGGEAEKNSRKDAGEEDAISESRETPPSDPAAILDKRQKKSLEKVSEWLLNISPSAAGKGGLDPSCSSQRDSEDCLSDGNTSSSTVEKDKDEDEIRKPERSGYSLCLEEKVFGVVYKRGRKSVRPQVNRCLESLEASEVSHLRPSSSIKTPTKAAKKRSSSKLSPDFIKRPHIELEDANSGKRKSGAEVCEMGEINGKVTKGCESSEEKEELKVSSVFEVPLRNTTRTNKTKMQGVSQEAGSKLVQTDEVEGDATEKNASSDKMCLTNKKRKTSARKRLSKQAKALDLVTVEIDDPDPVLKPTEGIPLKADVQIDSYSSSEDQRTPGLRLFRRSERLKLFTEEVQGNGKKALAKSSTKNAICDSENGQGKNIAAPDIVEKVLNPLTMEVQKTVVRNGCVAFVDLSGIEMDELSVGKDMGQCEQKPCHTETDHPMANSAVEGLQVTLACSPVTTDHPVSPRKHGSDAVVPLSPGNLTNELTDAEFKQDRIDSELDTEQLLKTFKTTKRRSFCIGSPSNKCLNRGSFNSEKLPQGEVPNPEVKQSKDKVLTTPELVCVADSAELVQLDAETFSLGLENHSASTDSSNPTVHKVLSPKSSRVGCLRKSDALLNISARKDSAEQLRLNAWENNHSCSVCGSSGTVESNGVKFPVGKQKNQSSAHIVSSEEVGPASEEEPQNPSGRITEEPHPGLQSTNPAVPSGSADIAACNLKVDTVSPVWAVNNLSTSSMTPDDLLPPNIVVLASSRSAASSRSEDLPLQLCSQINLLKRRMPQKLESSESEDSGEDDQLPSLAKLLGHATSHSEDLPLLDLECPKKRSSGEASLSEVPGRCQSPCSGPEGVTASQVSVDLFGTPEECEGAAGGHGFSGDSQFSTEIIGTQQKLAMQEKLCQLQRMMVLVTEALHQKEGGGKPGPPPLSPSAVSAGVRPCPTSPSDGRRRASISRPQTPPPGQALVSPTQKRTLNPVCALPGSGASEVPQDEGNIAEEGNGDDITTATLEWTGGRAQHRATGVEPGPRGETCLPPPQPRSHTPRQPTQSRASCGKMVLVASGLSTTELSVVKKFARKMGGSVCAEVTPETTHIIIKTDAKLVCERTLKYFLGIAGRKWVVSFHWVTQSFKRGSLLPEALFEVRGDTANGAEHRGPMRARTTDEQKLLMRGCEISFQGSFTNMTTEV
- the LOC111856111 gene encoding uncharacterized protein isoform X2; this translates as MCARGITSAIWLGNIWESLRMSCRQSLDLMSSPVSTKCDHQFCRFCIMRLLDNGKTREASCPVCKAKVTKRSLQESPGFKRLVEGLKGLVQAFEEDTCVGYNSKVSQKLENYGAVERRCKEVQLQEGTTSDSRPEKSTADNSQSKGSEDITTPSAEVKEGFARLMDLKDSCAVTSDREDLESAVADFQCTSGGEAEKNSRKDAGEEDAISESRETPPSDPAAILDKRQKKSLEKVSEWLLNISPSAAGKGGLDPSCSSQRDSEDCLSDGNTSSSTVEKDKDEDEIRKPERSGYSLCLEEKVFGVVYKRGRKSVRPQVNRCLESLEASEVSHLRPSSSIKTPTKAAKKRSSSKLSPDFIKRPHIELEDANSGKRKSGAEVCEMGEINGKVTKGCESSEEKEELKVSSVFEVPLRNTTRTNKTKMQGVSQEAGSKLVQTDEVEGDATEKNASSDKMCLTNKKRKTSARKRLSKQAKALDLVTVEIDDPDPVLKPTEGIPLKADVQIDSYSSSEDQRTPGLRLFRRSERLKLFTEEVQGNGKKALAKSSTKNAICDSENGQGKNIAAPDIVEKVLNPLTMEVQKTVVRNGCVAFVDLSGIEMDELSVGKDMGQCEQKPCHTETDHPMANSAVEGLQVTLACSPVTTDHPVSPRKHGSDAVVPLSPGNLTNELTDAEFKQDRIDSELDTEQLLKTFKTTKRRSFCIGSPSNKCLNRGSFNSEKLPQGEVPNPEVKQSKDKVLTTPELVCVADSAELVQLDAETFSLGLENHSASTDSSNPTVHKVLSPKSSRVGCLRKSDALLNISARKDSAEQLRLNAWENNHSCSVCGSSGTVESNGVKFPVGKQKNQSSAHIVSSEEVGPASEEEPQNPSGRITEEPHPGLQSTNPAVPSGSADIAACNLKVDTVSPVWAVNNLSTSSMTPDDLLPPNIVVLASSRSAASSRSEDLPLQLCSQINLLKRRMPQKLESSESEDSGEDDQLPSLAKLLGHATSHSEDLPLLDLECPKKRSSGEASLSEVPGRCQSPCSGPEGVTASQVSVDLFGTPEECEGAAGGHGFSGDSQFSTEIIGTQQKLAMQEKLCQLQRMMVLVTEALHQKEGGGKPGPPPLSPSAVSAGVRPCPTSPSDGRRRASISRPQTPPPGQALVSPTQKRTLNPVCALPGSGASEVPQDEGNIAEEGNGDDITTATLEWTGGRAQHRATGVEPGPRGETCLPPPQPRSHTPRQPTQSRASCGKMVLVASGLSTTELSVVKKFARKMGGSVCAEVTPETTHIIIKTDAKLVCERTLKYFLGIAGRKWVVSFHWVTQSFKRGSLLPEALFEVRGDTANGAEHRGPMRARTTDEQKLLMRGCEISFQGSFTNMTTGQMEWMVQLCGATVVKDPSLFTAECKSNLRLVVVPGDSQTDYKAVQQRAMVVSRPWLLDSVATYTLQNPDDYTV